Proteins encoded by one window of Mycolicibacterium sp. ND9-15:
- the rpsA gene encoding 30S ribosomal protein S1 — MPSPSVTSPQVAVNDIGSSEDFLAAIDKTIKYFNDGDIVEGTIVKVDRDEVLLDIGYKTEGVIPSRELSIKHDVDPNEVVSVGDEVEALVLTKEDKEGRLILSKKRAQYERAWGTIEGLKEKDEAVKGTVIEVVKGGLILDIGLRGFLPASLVEMRRVRDLQPYIGKEIEAKIIELDKNRNNVVLSRRAWLEQTQSEVRSEFLNQLTKGAIRKGVVSSIVNFGAFVDLGGVDGLVHVSELSWKHIDHPSEVVAVGDEVTVEVLDVDMDRERVSLSLKATQEDPWRHFARTHAIGQIVPGKVTKLVPFGAFVRVEEGIEGLVHISELSERHVEVPDQVVQVGDDAMVKVIDIDLERRRISLSLKQANEDYTEEFDPSKYGMADSYDEQGNYIFPEGFDSETNEWLEGYEKQREEWESRYAEAERRHKMHTAQMEKFAAAEADAAEASASANGASRGEEQSTGGSLASDAQLAALREKLAGNA; from the coding sequence GGACGAGGTCCTGCTCGACATCGGTTACAAGACCGAAGGCGTCATCCCCTCCCGCGAGCTCTCCATCAAGCACGACGTCGACCCCAACGAGGTGGTGTCCGTCGGTGATGAGGTCGAAGCTCTGGTCCTCACCAAGGAGGACAAGGAAGGCCGGCTGATCCTGTCCAAGAAGCGCGCTCAGTACGAGCGTGCCTGGGGCACCATCGAAGGGCTCAAGGAGAAGGACGAGGCCGTCAAGGGCACCGTCATCGAGGTCGTCAAGGGCGGCCTGATCCTCGACATCGGCCTGCGCGGCTTCCTGCCCGCGTCGCTGGTCGAGATGCGCCGCGTCCGTGATCTGCAGCCGTACATCGGCAAGGAGATCGAGGCCAAGATCATCGAGCTCGACAAGAACCGCAACAACGTGGTGCTGAGCCGTCGCGCCTGGCTGGAGCAGACCCAGTCCGAGGTGCGCAGCGAGTTCCTCAACCAGCTCACCAAGGGCGCCATCCGCAAGGGTGTGGTGTCCTCGATCGTCAACTTCGGCGCGTTCGTCGATCTCGGCGGCGTCGACGGCCTGGTGCACGTCTCCGAGTTGTCCTGGAAGCACATCGACCACCCGTCCGAGGTGGTTGCGGTGGGCGACGAGGTCACCGTCGAGGTGCTCGACGTCGACATGGACCGCGAGCGGGTGTCCCTGTCGCTCAAGGCAACTCAAGAAGATCCGTGGCGCCACTTCGCCCGCACCCATGCGATCGGCCAGATCGTGCCCGGCAAGGTCACCAAGCTGGTGCCGTTCGGTGCGTTCGTCCGCGTCGAGGAGGGTATCGAGGGTCTGGTGCACATCTCCGAGCTGTCCGAGCGTCACGTAGAGGTTCCGGATCAGGTGGTGCAGGTCGGCGACGACGCGATGGTCAAGGTCATCGATATCGACCTGGAGCGTCGCCGCATCTCGCTCAGCCTCAAGCAGGCCAACGAGGACTACACCGAAGAGTTCGATCCGAGCAAGTACGGCATGGCCGACAGCTACGACGAGCAGGGCAACTACATCTTTCCGGAGGGCTTCGACTCCGAGACCAACGAGTGGCTCGAGGGTTACGAGAAGCAGCGTGAGGAGTGGGAGTCCCGCTACGCCGAGGCCGAGCGCCGGCACAAGATGCACACCGCGCAGATGGAGAAGTTCGCCGCTGCCGAAGCAGACGCCGCCGAAGCGTCCGCATCGGCCAACGGCGCTTCCCGCGGTGAGGAGCAGTCCACCGGCGGCTCGCTGGCCAGCGACGCCCAGTTGGCGGCGCTGCGCGAGAAGCTCGCAGGCAACGCCTAA
- the uvrB gene encoding excinuclease ABC subunit UvrB, with translation MAFATEHPVLAHSEYRPVDAIVRSGNRFEVVSPYAPAGDQPTAIDELERRIKAGEHDVVLLGATGTGKSATTAWLIERVQRPTLVMEPNKTLAAQMANELREMLPHNAVEYFVSYYDYYQPEAYIAQTDTYIEKDSSINDDVERLRHSATSSLLSRRDVVVVASVSCIYGLGTPQSYLDRSVELKIGDEVPRDSLLRLLVDVQYTRNDTAFTRGSFRVRGDTVEIIPSYEELAVRIEFFGDEIEELYYLHPLTGDVVRKVDSLRIFPATHYVAGPERMAHAISTIERELEERLAELEGQGKLLEAQRLRMRTNYDIEMMRQVGFCSGIENYSRHIDARPAGSAPATLLDYFPDDFMLVIDESHVTVPQIGGMYEGDMSRKRNLVDFGFRLPSAVDNRPLTWEEFAERIGQTVYLSATPGPYELSQSGGEFVEQVIRPTGLVDPQVVVKPTKGQIDDLIGEIRKRTERDERVLVTTLTKKMAEDLTDYLLEMGIRVRYLHSEVDTLRRVELLRQLRLGDYDVLVGINLLREGLDLPEVSLVAILDADKEGFLRSTRSLIQTIGRAARNVSGEVHMYADNITESMREAIDETERRRAKQIAYNEANGIDPKPLRKKIADILDQVYREADDIEVGGSGRNASRGRRAQGEPGRAVSAGIIEGRDTSNMPRAELADLIRDLTEQMMAAARDLQFELAARIRDEVADLKKELRGMDAAGLK, from the coding sequence ATGGCCTTCGCAACCGAACATCCCGTGCTGGCGCACTCGGAGTACCGCCCCGTCGATGCGATCGTGCGCAGCGGGAACCGCTTCGAGGTGGTCAGCCCGTACGCGCCGGCGGGGGACCAGCCGACCGCAATCGACGAGCTGGAGCGCCGGATCAAGGCGGGGGAGCACGATGTGGTCCTTCTGGGCGCCACCGGCACCGGTAAGTCGGCGACGACGGCGTGGCTCATCGAGCGGGTGCAGCGGCCGACGCTCGTGATGGAACCGAACAAGACACTCGCCGCCCAGATGGCGAATGAACTGCGAGAGATGTTGCCGCACAACGCAGTCGAATACTTCGTTTCGTACTACGACTACTACCAGCCAGAGGCGTACATCGCTCAGACCGACACCTACATCGAGAAGGACAGCTCGATCAACGACGACGTCGAGCGACTGCGGCACTCGGCTACCTCGAGCCTGCTGTCCCGCCGGGACGTGGTGGTGGTCGCCTCGGTGTCCTGCATTTACGGTCTGGGCACCCCGCAGTCGTACCTGGACCGCAGCGTCGAGCTCAAGATCGGTGACGAGGTTCCGCGCGACTCGCTGCTGCGGCTGCTCGTCGACGTTCAGTACACCCGAAATGACACGGCGTTCACCCGGGGCTCCTTCCGGGTGCGCGGTGACACGGTGGAGATCATCCCGTCGTACGAGGAGTTGGCCGTCCGCATCGAATTCTTCGGCGACGAGATCGAGGAGCTGTACTACCTGCACCCGTTGACCGGGGATGTCGTGCGCAAGGTCGATTCGCTGCGGATCTTTCCGGCCACCCACTACGTGGCGGGTCCGGAGCGGATGGCACACGCGATCTCGACCATCGAGCGCGAACTCGAAGAGCGGCTGGCCGAACTTGAGGGACAGGGCAAACTTCTGGAGGCACAGCGGCTGCGGATGCGCACGAACTACGACATCGAGATGATGCGTCAGGTCGGCTTCTGCTCGGGCATCGAGAACTACTCGCGGCACATCGACGCCAGACCCGCCGGTTCGGCACCCGCGACGCTGCTGGACTACTTCCCCGACGACTTCATGCTGGTCATCGACGAGTCCCACGTGACGGTGCCGCAGATCGGCGGCATGTACGAGGGCGACATGTCGCGCAAACGCAACCTCGTCGACTTCGGGTTCCGGCTGCCCTCGGCCGTCGACAACCGCCCACTGACCTGGGAGGAGTTCGCCGAGCGGATCGGGCAGACGGTCTACCTGTCGGCGACGCCCGGGCCGTACGAGTTGAGCCAGTCCGGCGGTGAGTTCGTCGAGCAGGTCATCCGCCCGACTGGTCTGGTGGACCCGCAGGTGGTGGTGAAGCCGACGAAGGGGCAGATCGACGACCTGATCGGCGAGATCCGCAAGCGGACCGAACGCGACGAGCGCGTGCTGGTCACCACCCTGACCAAGAAGATGGCCGAGGATCTCACCGACTACCTGCTCGAGATGGGCATCCGGGTACGTTACCTGCACTCCGAGGTGGACACGTTGCGCCGCGTCGAGCTGCTGCGGCAGCTGCGTCTCGGCGACTACGACGTGCTGGTCGGCATCAACCTGCTCCGCGAGGGCCTCGACCTGCCGGAGGTGTCGCTGGTCGCGATCCTCGACGCCGACAAGGAGGGGTTCTTGCGGTCCACCCGCAGCCTGATCCAGACGATCGGCCGTGCGGCCCGCAACGTGTCGGGTGAGGTGCACATGTACGCCGACAACATCACCGAGTCGATGCGTGAGGCCATCGACGAGACCGAGCGGCGACGCGCCAAGCAGATCGCCTACAACGAGGCCAACGGCATCGACCCGAAACCGTTGCGCAAGAAGATCGCCGACATTCTCGATCAGGTGTACCGCGAGGCCGACGACATCGAGGTGGGGGGTTCGGGCCGGAACGCGTCGCGCGGACGGCGTGCCCAGGGCGAACCCGGTCGCGCGGTCAGCGCCGGCATCATCGAGGGCCGTGATACGTCGAACATGCCGCGCGCCGAGTTGGCCGACCTCATCAGGGATCTGACCGAACAGATGATGGCCGCGGCACGCGATCTGCAGTTCGAGTTGGCCGCCCGCATCCGCGATGAGGTCGCCGACCTGAAGAAGGAATTGCGCGGAATGGACGCCGCGGGCCTGAAATGA
- a CDS encoding DUF402 domain-containing protein yields the protein MHAPKHETFDLVARTNTDPKGIVRAVDTYTVEPWGLYMARPAPGRAQFHYLESWLLPSLRLRATVFHFSPGYERDQDYYLDVGQYTPGPAVWYSEDHYLDLVVRTGDGAQLHDVDELLTAVRHNLLTPEAGEQAVQTAVAAIDGLSRHGYDLNRWSASHGMPLTWRDE from the coding sequence ATCCACGCTCCCAAACACGAGACGTTCGACCTCGTCGCCCGCACCAACACCGATCCGAAGGGCATCGTGCGGGCGGTCGACACCTACACCGTCGAACCCTGGGGTCTCTACATGGCCCGCCCGGCCCCGGGCCGGGCGCAGTTCCACTACCTGGAGTCCTGGTTGCTGCCGTCGCTTCGGCTGCGAGCGACGGTGTTCCACTTCAGCCCCGGTTACGAGCGCGACCAGGACTACTACCTCGACGTCGGCCAGTACACGCCGGGGCCGGCGGTGTGGTACTCCGAGGACCACTACCTCGACCTGGTGGTCCGCACCGGCGACGGGGCCCAACTTCACGATGTGGACGAGCTACTCACCGCGGTGCGGCACAACTTGCTGACCCCGGAGGCCGGCGAACAGGCGGTGCAGACCGCGGTGGCCGCGATCGACGGCCTGTCCCGGCACGGCTACGACCTGAACCGGTGGTCGGCTTCCCACGGTATGCCGCTGACCTGGCGTGACGAGTAG
- the coaE gene encoding dephospho-CoA kinase produces MLRIGLSGGIGAGKSTVSATFGELGGIVVDGDVIAREVVEPGTEGLAKLVDAFGEQILRDDGALNRPALAAIAFSDEEKRQTLNGIVHPLVAHRRSELIAKALESAKTPVIIEDIPLLVESGMAPMFPLVVIVHADEDLRVKRLIEYRGFTEHDARARIAAQATEEQRRAVADVWLDNSGTAGQLVSKARALWHERILPFAQNLRENQPAPAAPLLVPYDPTWPDQARRVVARLDTACGHRATRIDHIGSTAVPGMEAKDVIDVQVTVASLDVADELSDALTAVGFVRTSITADVDKPDARSTVAEFDHATEETLWHKRIHCSADPGRPTNVHLRVDGWPGQQFALLFVDWVRANPAVQADYLTLKRRVARERHTATGAYADAKEPWFLDAYRRAWEWADTTGWRP; encoded by the coding sequence GTGTTGCGCATTGGCCTGTCCGGCGGTATCGGCGCCGGGAAATCAACCGTGTCCGCGACGTTCGGTGAACTCGGCGGGATCGTCGTCGACGGCGACGTGATCGCCCGGGAGGTCGTCGAGCCGGGAACGGAAGGGCTGGCCAAGCTCGTCGATGCGTTCGGGGAACAGATCCTGCGCGATGACGGCGCGCTGAACCGCCCGGCGCTCGCCGCGATCGCGTTCAGTGACGAGGAGAAGCGTCAGACCCTCAACGGGATCGTGCACCCTCTGGTGGCGCACCGTCGGTCGGAGTTGATCGCGAAGGCCCTCGAGTCCGCGAAAACCCCAGTGATCATCGAGGACATCCCGTTGCTCGTCGAATCCGGTATGGCGCCGATGTTCCCATTGGTGGTGATCGTCCACGCCGACGAGGATCTGCGGGTGAAACGCCTCATCGAGTACCGCGGCTTCACCGAACACGACGCTCGGGCCCGAATCGCCGCGCAGGCCACCGAGGAGCAGCGCCGAGCCGTCGCCGACGTCTGGCTGGACAACTCCGGTACCGCGGGTCAACTGGTCTCCAAAGCCCGCGCCTTGTGGCACGAGCGCATCCTGCCGTTCGCGCAGAACTTGCGCGAGAACCAGCCCGCTCCCGCAGCACCCCTGCTGGTCCCTTACGACCCCACATGGCCCGACCAGGCGCGGCGCGTCGTGGCGCGGCTCGACACCGCCTGTGGGCACCGCGCCACCCGTATCGACCACATCGGTTCCACGGCGGTGCCCGGGATGGAGGCCAAGGACGTGATCGACGTCCAGGTGACGGTCGCGTCGCTCGACGTCGCCGACGAGCTGAGCGACGCCCTCACGGCCGTCGGCTTTGTGCGCACGTCGATCACGGCCGACGTGGACAAGCCCGACGCCCGAAGCACGGTCGCCGAGTTCGACCATGCCACCGAAGAGACGCTGTGGCACAAGCGAATTCACTGCTCCGCGGACCCCGGTCGACCGACCAACGTCCATCTCCGCGTGGACGGCTGGCCGGGCCAGCAATTCGCACTGCTGTTCGTGGACTGGGTGCGTGCCAACCCGGCTGTCCAGGCCGACTACCTCACGCTGAAGCGACGGGTCGCCCGCGAGCGGCATACCGCGACAGGTGCCTACGCCGACGCGAAGGAGCCCTGGTTCCTCGACGCCTACCGGCGCGCATGGGAGTGGGCCGACACCACCGGGTGGCGGCCCTGA